From Vibrio aerogenes, a single genomic window includes:
- a CDS encoding ATP-dependent Clp protease proteolytic subunit — MYQNDKQDDTEHQKDTAKGAALEEKLIKTRSIFISGEVNQELAQRVSTQLLVLQEINDDPIYLYINSQGGHVEAGDTIHDMIKFVRPEVVVIGTGWVASAGVTIYIAAEKENRFCLPNTRFMIHQPLGQVNGKASSIEIEANELLRIRSRVNKLISDATGKPLEQVEKDTDNNYWMDPNQAIEYGLVNKVISKITDIR, encoded by the coding sequence ATGTATCAAAACGACAAACAAGACGATACTGAACATCAAAAAGATACAGCCAAGGGCGCGGCTCTGGAAGAAAAACTGATCAAAACCCGTTCTATATTTATCTCTGGTGAAGTCAATCAGGAGTTAGCACAAAGAGTGTCAACGCAACTGCTGGTTTTACAGGAAATCAATGATGATCCGATTTATCTGTACATTAACAGTCAGGGTGGCCATGTTGAAGCCGGCGATACAATCCATGACATGATCAAATTTGTCAGGCCGGAAGTTGTTGTGATTGGCACCGGCTGGGTCGCCAGTGCTGGTGTGACGATTTATATCGCGGCTGAAAAAGAAAATCGTTTTTGTCTGCCAAATACCCGCTTTATGATTCACCAGCCACTGGGTCAGGTGAACGGTAAAGCATCAAGCATCGAAATTGAGGCAAATGAACTGCTGCGAATCCGCTCACGGGTCAATAAGCTGATCAGTGACGCGACAGGAAAACCTCTGGAACAGGTTGAGAAAGATACAGACAATAATTATTGGATGGACCCGAATCAGGCCATTGAGTACGGGCTGGTGAACAAAGTCATCTCAAAGATCACCGATATCCGTTAA
- a CDS encoding DUF4123 domain-containing protein, with amino-acid sequence MIKLKNQYQGTGLAWYALVSYAPEMREQVYQWLDGHQCEPLYLTSPLESLLAQSPLLIALKYGSDDSLMARLPPERTLFFSAPATVDFQQVSTQLRWRMLVYFSGKLRGLLHYYHPQVASCFFSAADQEVTSQWLGIFCSVVFLRQSLREPACWTETGDFTSTPDMSVWHLHSSQEEALNRFYEEREVLAWAQANQTVPDWSVQIAVTRFCADWKIDQQLLIDRLRDLADKTGQPLSLHQYDPEKFARLTMDAKVSHIESMILREHQHD; translated from the coding sequence ATGATCAAACTGAAAAACCAATATCAGGGAACCGGGCTTGCCTGGTATGCATTAGTCAGTTATGCACCGGAAATGCGGGAACAGGTATACCAGTGGCTGGATGGACATCAGTGTGAGCCTCTATATCTGACATCGCCACTGGAGTCGCTTCTGGCGCAAAGCCCTTTGCTGATTGCACTGAAATATGGCAGTGATGATTCCCTCATGGCGCGTTTACCGCCTGAACGCACGCTGTTTTTCTCTGCGCCCGCTACTGTGGATTTTCAACAGGTGAGTACTCAGCTTCGCTGGAGAATGCTGGTGTACTTCTCCGGAAAATTACGTGGGTTACTGCATTATTATCATCCACAGGTCGCTTCCTGCTTTTTTTCCGCAGCAGATCAGGAAGTAACCAGTCAATGGCTGGGCATTTTTTGTTCTGTCGTTTTTTTGCGTCAGTCCCTGAGAGAGCCCGCCTGCTGGACAGAGACCGGAGATTTCACCAGTACACCGGATATGTCTGTCTGGCACCTGCATTCTTCGCAGGAAGAAGCCCTGAACCGCTTCTATGAGGAACGGGAAGTTCTGGCATGGGCTCAAGCGAATCAAACCGTCCCGGACTGGTCAGTGCAGATAGCGGTGACCCGGTTTTGTGCCGACTGGAAGATAGACCAACAACTTCTCATTGACCGGCTGCGCGATCTGGCTGACAAGACGGGTCAGCCGCTATCACTGCATCAGTATGACCCGGAAAAATTTGCCCGCCTGACAATGGATGCGAAAGTCAGCCACATTGAGTCAATGATTTTGAGAGAACATCAACATGATTAA